A portion of the Bactrocera neohumeralis isolate Rockhampton chromosome 2, APGP_CSIRO_Bneo_wtdbg2-racon-allhic-juicebox.fasta_v2, whole genome shotgun sequence genome contains these proteins:
- the LOC126758230 gene encoding uncharacterized protein LOC126758230 produces MRNIIAPESRKIATYHTTMDDADILERFSSFPRALRVVAYILKFVERLKLKVKGATCPQCDTLTHQDLQKAKVALIASTQTRYFSRDLGLLRESKPIDKKSSLLVLNPFIDTKGLLRANGRLANSSLTYNERHPIIIPEKSSFATLFINYIHILMLHAEHRLMQHMVRQEYYVPRLKPQIKKCIFTCKVCTMHKQKMRTQIMAALPPERCNFALPFTTTGVDFAGPFQIKASMLRSPTLMKGYVAVFVCFTTKAVHLELCSNLTKEAFLAAFARFVGRRGFPSKIMSDNGKTFIGAQRATEKQFVDFMKQVSPDIIQKYAPQGINWQFIPPSAPHMGGLWESAVKSFKSHFKKLAGTYKFNYEEFTTLLTRIEAVLNSRPLAALSQDPSDFTALTPGHFLKGAPILATPEPGVESLSLLNRWERIKILHHDFSLRWKEDYLKDLHRRYRWKTPENAPKLGDCVLIHDDCLPPPLNGGLAA; encoded by the coding sequence atgcgcaacataattgccccagaaagtcgaaaaatcgccacTTATCACACAACAATGGATGATgctgacatccttgaacgattttcatcgttcccccgaGCACTCAGAGTAGTCGCCTATATTCTCAAATTCGTAGAGCGACTCAAACTTAAGGTAAAGGGAGCAACTTGcccccaatgcgatacattgacgcaccaagacttacaaaaagcgaaggtcgctcttatcgcatcaacccaaacgcgctacttcagccgcgacctagggttactaagagaatcgaagccaattgacaaaaagagctcactcttagtactaaacCCATTTatagacacgaaaggtctgcttcgtgcaaACGGCCGGCTTGCTAATTCCAGCCTTACGTATAACGAACGCCATCCCATAATAATACCAGAGAAATCctcatttgccacattattcatCAATTATATCCATATACTCATGTTgcacgccgaacatcgcctcatgcaacatatggtacgccaAGAGTACTATGTTCCCCGCCTTAAGCCccaaatcaagaagtgcattTTCACGTGCAAGGTCtgcactatgcacaagcagAAAATGAGAAcccagattatggcagcacttccaccggaacgctgtaactttgctctgcctttcaccaccacAGGTGTCgactttgctgggccttttcaaataaaggcgtccatgctaaggtctcccaccctgatgaaaggctatgtggctgtctttgtctgttttacgacaaaagcagtacaccttgagctatgtTCCAATCTGACAAAGGAGGCTTtcctcgcggcatttgctcgcttcgtcggacgacgtggCTTTCCAtccaaaatcatgagcgataatggtaaaacatttatcggagctcaaagagccacagagaaacaatttgtggattttatgaaacaagtctcacctgacattatacaaaaatatgctcCCCAAGGCATCAATTGGCAGTTTATCCCCCCAAGCGCTCcacatatgggtggtttatgggaatcagccgtaaaaagcttcaaatcacatttcaagaagctagctggcacttataaattcaattatgaagaattcacgaccttgttaactagaattgaagccgttctcaactcacggccTCTCGCAGCCCTCTCGCAAGATCCATCAGACTTTACAGCCCTCACaccagggcattttcttaaaggagcgcccattctggccacacctgagccaggcgtggagtcgctttccttattaaacagatgggaaagaattaaaattctccatcacgaTTTCAGTCTTCGATGGAAAGAAgattatttaaaggacctccacagaaGGTACCGGTGGAAAACACCAGAAAACGCGcctaagcttggagattgtgtcttaattcatgacgattgtctccccccCCCActgaatggcggcttggccgcatag
- the LOC126756361 gene encoding neuropeptide F receptor encodes MIINITHSEPALDAGVPSTASGMELFNSISTASGEGGPLADYMEVDMSNLTAQPNSSLFVTQGKNLVDRFSRNRAVSDHWHYALISIYLGMIIFGTVGNIFVVMAVVRKPIMRTARNLFILNLAISDLLLCVITMPITLLEILSKYWPFGMLEVICKLVAMLQAVSIFVSTISITAIAFDRYQLIVYPTRESLQVGGVIAILAGIWLFAMLLASPLFIYKRLEQAEIPPLLESLGIHGVCFCVEDWPVSHGRFYYSIFSLCVQYLVPILIVSGAYFGIYKKLRSRTTVVAMQTPQRNAERGRRMQRTNCLLITIALIFGISWMPLNVYNLYADMRSPMAVTEHMLVIYACCHMLGMSSACTNPLLYGWLNDNFRKEFRELICGSKENTNVALNGHTTGSGQTRRRRKHAEISKGDLKLLPNNNGVGLRSAVTESIALTENPISIEVTTLTAEQYMLNSVDVL; translated from the exons ATAATAAATATAACGCACTCAGAACCGGCACTGGATGCAGGTGTTCCCTCTACTGCCTCAGGAATGGAATTGTTTAATTCCATCTCGACTGCAAGTGGAGAGGGCGGCCCTTTGGCAGACTACATGGAAGTAGATATGAGCAATTTAACCGCCCAGCCGAATTCAAGTCTATTCGTGACGCAGGGAAAGAATCTCGTTGACCGGTTTTCAAGAAATCGCGCCGTCAGCGATCACTGGCATTACGCACTCATAAGCATTTACTTGGGTATGATTATATTTGGTACAGTCGGCAACATCTTCGTCGTGATGGCGGTAGTGAGAAAGCCCATAATGCGCACCGCCCGCAACCTATTCATACTGAACTTGGCTATTTCTG ATCTATTGTTATGTGTAATAACAATGCCTATAACGTTGTTGGAAATCCTCTCAAAGTACTGGCCGTTCGGGATGTTGGAAGTAATATGCAAATTAGTTGCCATGCTGCAAGCGGTGAGCATTTTCGTCTCGACCATTTCCATAACAGCCATTGCCTTTGACAGGTATCAG CTAATTGTATATCCGACACGGGAAAGCCTTCAGGTTGGTGGTGTCATAGCCATTCTAGCTGGCATATGGCTATTCGCGATGCTGTTGGCCAGCCCCCTCTTCATCTACAAACGCCTGGAACAGGCAGAAATACCGCCACTTCTGGAATCCTTAGGCATCCATGGTGTATGCTTCTGCGTCGAAGATTGGCCCGTGAGTCATGGACGATTctattattcaatattttcgcTCTGCGTGCAATACTTGGTGCCAATACTGATCGTATCTGGTGCATATTTCGGCATCTATAAGAAACTACGAAGTCGTACAACGGTGGTGGCAATGCAAACGCCACAACGCAACGCGGAACGTGGCCGCCGCATGCAACGGACAAACTGCTTATTGATAACGATTGCACTGATTTTCGGCATATCGTGGATGCCCttaaatgtttacaatttatatGCAGATATGCGGAGTCCAATGGCGGTGACGGAACACATGCTTGTCATATATGCTTGTTGTCACATGCTCGGCATGAGTTCCGCGTGCACGAATCCTCTGCTCTATGGATGGCTGAATGACAATTTCCGTAAAGAATTTAGAGAATTAATATGTGGTTCTAAAGAAAACACTAATGTTGCTCTTAATGGTCACACGACAGGCAGTGGACAGACACGTCGGAGACGAAAGCACGCCGAAATATCCAAGGGTGATTTGAAGTTGTTGCCCAACAACAATGGCGTTGGCTTACGAAGTGCCGTGACCGAGTCGATAGCGCTGACAGAAAATCCAATTTCCATTGAAGTGACAACTCTGACTGCG GAACAATATATGCTGAATTCGGTGGATGTACTGTAA